A genomic region of Candidatus Methylomirabilis tolerans contains the following coding sequences:
- the guaB gene encoding IMP dehydrogenase: MLDRSIPEGLTFDDVLLVPAKSEVLPRDVEVSTLLTRHLSINIPVVSAAMDTVTEAPMAIALAREGGIGMIHRAFPPDRQAIEVDKVKKSESGMIVDPITVSPDQKLSDALRLMQRYRISGLPVTQNGRLVGILTNRDIRFETKLDLQIFQVMTKDRLITAPIGTSLEEAKEILHRNRIEKLLVVDDAFNLRGLITIKDIEKKIKYPNACKDGLGRLRVGAAVGVAEETPERVDALVKAGVDVLVVDTAHGHSSGVVETVATIKRCYPDTEVIAGNIATAEGAEELIRAGADGLKVGIGPGSICTTRVVAGAGVPQITAIAECAKIADRHGVPIIADGGIKFSGDMTKAIAAGAHVVMLGGLLAGTEESPGETIIFQGRTYKVYRGMGSLGAMQRGGRDRYGQEAETEENKLVPEGIEGRVPYKGTLAGSIYQLIGGLKAGMGYSGCQTIEELRQKGRFIRITSAGLRESHVHDVIITKEAPNYRLD; this comes from the coding sequence ATGCTAGATCGCTCAATTCCAGAGGGGCTGACGTTCGACGACGTGCTCCTGGTCCCTGCCAAATCCGAGGTCCTACCACGGGATGTGGAAGTGAGTACGCTTCTCACCAGACATCTCAGCATCAATATCCCGGTTGTCAGTGCCGCGATGGATACGGTAACCGAGGCTCCGATGGCGATTGCGTTAGCCAGGGAGGGGGGAATAGGCATGATCCACCGGGCCTTCCCTCCGGATCGGCAGGCTATTGAAGTAGACAAGGTCAAGAAGTCCGAGAGCGGGATGATCGTTGACCCAATCACAGTCTCTCCGGATCAGAAGCTGTCTGATGCCCTGAGACTGATGCAACGCTATCGGATCTCCGGCCTCCCCGTGACGCAGAACGGCAGATTGGTCGGTATTCTGACCAACCGCGATATCCGCTTTGAGACCAAGCTTGACCTGCAGATCTTCCAGGTGATGACCAAAGATCGGCTCATTACGGCGCCGATCGGCACCAGTTTGGAAGAGGCGAAGGAGATCCTGCATCGGAACCGGATCGAGAAGCTGCTGGTGGTAGATGATGCATTCAATCTCCGCGGTCTTATCACTATCAAGGATATTGAAAAGAAGATCAAGTACCCGAATGCCTGCAAGGATGGACTGGGGCGACTGCGCGTAGGTGCGGCGGTCGGCGTGGCCGAAGAGACGCCGGAACGGGTAGACGCGTTGGTGAAAGCCGGTGTCGATGTCCTGGTGGTGGATACTGCCCACGGTCACAGCAGTGGGGTGGTAGAGACGGTAGCCACGATCAAGCGGTGTTACCCCGATACCGAGGTGATTGCCGGAAACATCGCAACGGCCGAAGGAGCCGAGGAGTTGATTAGGGCAGGGGCCGACGGCCTGAAGGTCGGGATCGGCCCGGGCTCCATCTGCACGACCCGAGTGGTCGCCGGAGCAGGAGTCCCGCAGATCACAGCCATCGCCGAATGCGCCAAAATCGCCGACCGACATGGTGTCCCAATTATTGCCGATGGCGGCATCAAGTTCTCGGGCGACATGACCAAGGCGATTGCGGCCGGAGCGCATGTCGTGATGCTTGGGGGCCTACTGGCGGGGACCGAGGAGAGCCCTGGTGAGACGATCATTTTTCAGGGGCGGACTTACAAGGTCTACCGGGGCATGGGTTCGTTGGGCGCCATGCAGCGTGGTGGAAGAGATCGGTACGGCCAGGAAGCTGAAACAGAAGAAAACAAGCTTGTTCCCGAGGGGATTGAGGGACGCGTTCCCTATAAAGGGACTCTGGCCGGCAGCATTTATCAACTGATTGGGGGGCTCAAAGCCGGCATGGGCTACAGCGGTTGCCAGACCATCGAGGAGCTTCGCCAGAAGGGCCGCTTTATCCGGATTACTTCCGCAGGGCTCCGCGAGAGCCACGTGCATGACGTCATCATTACGAAAGAAGCGCCGAACTACCGGCTGGACTGA
- the trpS gene encoding tryptophan--tRNA ligase, with amino-acid sequence MSKGRVLSGMRPTGRLHLGHLFGALDNWRRLQEAYECYFFVADWHALTTEYAETKGIRENIREMVLDMLAAGIDPAKATLFLQSRLHEHAELYLLLSMITPVPWLERNPTYKEQQQELTTKDLSTYGFLGYPVLMASDILIYKADHVPVGIDQVPHLELAREIARRFNYLYGEVLAIPEALLTEFPKVPGTDGRKMSKSYGNAVYLSDSPEQVIAKIRPMVTDPARVRRRDPGNPDVCPVFDLHKIFTPKAERDTVIDPGCRTAGIGCLDCKGVLLQHMLPVLQPIYDRRQDLAKSPEIVQEVLEDGWARAKKVAGETLLEVKTAMHM; translated from the coding sequence ATGTCGAAGGGCCGAGTCTTGAGTGGGATGAGACCGACGGGGCGCCTTCACCTTGGCCACCTGTTCGGGGCCCTGGATAACTGGCGCCGGCTACAGGAAGCGTATGAGTGCTACTTCTTTGTGGCCGACTGGCATGCGCTCACGACCGAGTACGCAGAAACGAAGGGTATCCGGGAGAATATTCGCGAGATGGTCCTGGATATGTTGGCGGCCGGGATCGACCCCGCAAAGGCGACTCTCTTCCTGCAGTCTCGGCTTCATGAACATGCGGAGTTGTACCTGTTGCTGTCGATGATCACGCCGGTCCCATGGCTGGAGCGTAACCCAACATACAAGGAGCAGCAGCAGGAGCTGACCACGAAAGACCTCAGCACTTATGGGTTTTTGGGGTACCCGGTCCTGATGGCCTCGGACATTCTGATCTACAAGGCCGATCACGTGCCGGTCGGCATCGATCAGGTGCCACATTTGGAATTGGCCAGGGAGATCGCGCGTCGATTCAACTATCTGTATGGGGAAGTCCTTGCTATACCCGAGGCGCTCCTGACCGAGTTTCCAAAGGTTCCGGGCACCGATGGCCGCAAGATGAGCAAAAGTTACGGCAATGCCGTTTATCTGTCCGATTCCCCCGAGCAGGTAATCGCAAAGATTAGACCGATGGTGACGGATCCAGCCAGGGTGCGCCGGCGCGATCCCGGTAATCCCGATGTTTGCCCGGTGTTCGACCTGCATAAGATCTTCACACCCAAGGCGGAGCGGGACACCGTCATCGATCCCGGATGCCGGACAGCCGGGATCGGTTGTCTGGACTGTAAAGGGGTTCTCCTGCAGCACATGCTTCCGGTCCTCCAGCCCATTTACGATCGGCGTCAGGATCTGGCGAAGAGCCCGGAGATTGTTCAGGAGGTTCTTGAGGACGGATGGGCCAGGGCCAAGAAGGTTGCAGGTGAGACCCTGTTAGAGGTCAAGACTGCAATGCATATGTAG
- a CDS encoding site-2 protease family protein yields the protein MFDVTQFILSLSVRLPAILAALTFHEYAHGWVADKRGDPTARLSGRLTFNPIAHLDPVGTLALIFTPVGWAKPIPVNFDNLRHPRRDMVLVAAAGPGANLILASVCAWSLRLFDGTAGVDEPAWWLSWLTPVYHMLHWSVLINVALAVFNLIPLLPLDGGRVMTGLLPPRQAASYGRLERYGFVILMVLIFSGAVDQLIWPPIALVAGLLLGA from the coding sequence ATGTTCGATGTGACGCAGTTCATACTAAGTTTAAGCGTGAGGCTGCCGGCTATCCTGGCAGCTTTGACGTTTCACGAGTATGCCCACGGATGGGTTGCCGACAAGCGGGGTGATCCGACTGCGCGATTGTCAGGTCGCCTCACCTTTAACCCCATCGCCCACCTCGATCCGGTCGGAACCCTGGCCCTGATCTTCACGCCAGTGGGCTGGGCCAAGCCGATTCCGGTGAATTTCGATAACCTCCGACATCCGAGGCGCGACATGGTCCTGGTGGCGGCTGCCGGGCCTGGCGCGAACCTCATCCTTGCCTCCGTGTGCGCCTGGTCGCTTCGGCTGTTTGACGGGACGGCCGGGGTAGATGAGCCCGCCTGGTGGCTTTCGTGGCTCACGCCGGTCTATCATATGTTGCACTGGAGCGTACTGATCAACGTGGCGCTGGCCGTCTTTAACCTAATTCCCCTGCTGCCACTCGATGGCGGCCGCGTCATGACCGGCCTCCTGCCGCCGCGTCAGGCTGCCTCGTATGGCAGACTTGAGCGGTATGGCTTTGTCATTCTGATGGTTCTGATCTTCAGTGGGGCGGTCGATCAGCTGATCTGGCCGCCCATCGCGCTTGTTGCCGGTCTGTTGCTCGGCGCGTAA
- the xerD gene encoding site-specific tyrosine recombinase XerD codes for MEQLIEEYLRFLAVERGLAENSLAAYGRDLRRTAGYFKQAGAGSFQEVSRGHVARLLLTLREEGLAPRTVSRHTSSLRGLYRYLLAQGYAKEDPTAHLESPSPWVRLPGVLSQEEVKRLLAAPPTSNTLGLRDKAMLELLYAAGLRVSELVTLRLSDVDLEVGYVRCQGKGGKDRVVPLGRDAQTAVRGYLADSRPHLQRGRSSPVLFLSRLGWPLTRQGFWKLLRAYATAAGIDRRVTPHTLRHSFATHLLEGGADLRAVQAMLGHADISTTQIYTHVSRAHLKSIYDRYHPRA; via the coding sequence ATGGAGCAGTTGATCGAGGAATATTTGAGGTTTCTGGCGGTCGAGCGTGGGCTGGCAGAAAACAGCCTGGCCGCGTATGGAAGGGATCTGCGCCGGACAGCCGGCTACTTCAAGCAGGCCGGGGCCGGCTCTTTCCAGGAGGTCAGCCGCGGGCACGTCGCGCGTCTACTCTTGACGCTCCGAGAAGAGGGGCTAGCGCCTCGTACAGTCTCGCGCCATACCTCGTCGCTGCGCGGTCTGTACCGGTACCTGCTGGCGCAGGGTTATGCGAAAGAGGATCCCACAGCGCATCTGGAATCCCCGAGCCCATGGGTGCGTCTCCCCGGAGTGCTGAGTCAAGAGGAGGTGAAGCGGCTGCTGGCGGCGCCGCCTACCAGTAACACGCTGGGTCTTCGTGACAAAGCGATGCTGGAGCTGCTGTACGCGGCCGGTCTTCGCGTGTCGGAGTTGGTAACCCTCCGATTGTCTGATGTGGACCTGGAGGTAGGCTACGTACGCTGCCAAGGAAAGGGTGGGAAGGACCGGGTGGTTCCGTTAGGGCGCGATGCCCAGACGGCTGTTCGCGGGTACCTTGCCGACTCAAGACCGCACCTTCAAAGAGGACGGTCAAGCCCTGTGCTGTTCTTGAGCCGCCTTGGGTGGCCGCTGACGCGCCAAGGTTTCTGGAAGCTCCTGCGCGCGTATGCGACAGCGGCGGGAATCGACCGACGAGTGACTCCTCACACGCTTCGCCATTCTTTTGCCACGCACCTCCTTGAGGGCGGTGCCGACTTGCGAGCGGTCCAGGCGATGTTGGGCCATGCCGATATCTCCACGACACAGATCTACACGCACGTCTCCAGGGCGCACCTGAAGTCGATTTATGATCGCTATCACCCCCGGGCGTAA
- a CDS encoding prepilin peptidase → MPGNLSLESLLAILSIPLGLVVGSFLNVCIWRIPRDESLVFPGSHCPACNGSIGWYDNIPLFSFMLLGGRCRRCKASIHWRYPLVEGLTAGLYLITVLHFGFNIRTVFLLLFLSVLVVITFIDLDHGIIPHILSLPAIPIGLVASILTYDPPPLEAVTGAFVGAGLVYLVAVYAEAAFQQESMGGGDVNLLSMIGAFLGWRLMLVSFGFAVVSGACLSLGLIAAGVLSRKDRIPFGPFLALGAVVALFGGNQLIDWYVRLFR, encoded by the coding sequence TTGCCGGGCAATCTCTCACTGGAAAGCTTATTGGCCATCTTGAGCATCCCCCTGGGGCTCGTAGTCGGAAGTTTCTTGAATGTCTGTATATGGCGTATCCCGCGCGACGAAAGCCTCGTCTTTCCTGGGTCGCATTGTCCCGCGTGTAATGGTTCGATCGGGTGGTATGACAACATACCGCTTTTTAGTTTTATGTTGCTTGGTGGCAGATGCCGCAGGTGCAAGGCGTCAATCCACTGGCGGTATCCACTTGTAGAGGGACTGACCGCCGGTCTTTACCTTATTACGGTATTACACTTCGGCTTCAATATCCGAACAGTATTCCTCCTTCTTTTCCTCTCGGTACTGGTGGTAATCACTTTTATTGATTTGGATCATGGTATCATTCCTCATATCCTCAGCCTTCCCGCCATACCGATTGGTCTCGTCGCAAGTATCCTGACCTACGATCCGCCTCCGCTTGAAGCCGTAACGGGAGCGTTTGTCGGCGCCGGACTGGTGTACCTGGTTGCAGTGTATGCGGAGGCGGCCTTTCAGCAGGAGAGCATGGGTGGCGGCGATGTGAATCTTCTCAGCATGATTGGCGCCTTCCTTGGTTGGCGCCTCATGCTTGTATCGTTTGGCTTCGCGGTCGTCTCCGGCGCCTGTCTGTCGCTGGGACTGATCGCAGCCGGAGTGTTGTCGCGGAAAGACCGGATCCCATTCGGACCGTTTTTGGCCCTCGGCGCGGTCGTTGCCCTGTTTGGTGGAAATCAGTTGATCGACTGGTACGTCAGACTGTTCAGATGA
- a CDS encoding pilus assembly PilX N-terminal domain-containing protein, with the protein MVKWKIVTTRRRLKVGDDRGLILPLALLVTVILGILAAAILSIGGSEAQIASNHLRAIQADFLAEAGLEHAFNWLLADTGRMTNPTPISGQLATGNYNVLYQAAGTNTVRVVSTGTTIGGAQQIRRAIMSTFFHSDNAIRTNGPLTIQGSTEVEGTTELNGQCGSVHTNSNLELDGSKVTITGSATANGAYTVTGSPSVGPGSGGAKPKETIPAINPTDFLNTATATLSADHLFQMKANGQVLDGSGGQIADLADPDFGDTYCGWKYTAGPSAEWEVRSGSGTPCNGTFYFEGNATVTSSPGSTSTPWKTTIIATGDVIVSGNPTIGADAAYTVQDTLFVAGRDAKISGTPSNAYNGLIAAHEQFAISGTPTINGFIIGEDKSAISSTVTSNTVSGNPTINYNCGLNPPLQSPLQILSWGL; encoded by the coding sequence ATGGTGAAGTGGAAGATCGTGACAACAAGGCGGCGTCTAAAGGTTGGAGATGACCGAGGGCTTATCCTGCCGCTTGCGCTTTTGGTAACGGTCATCCTTGGCATATTGGCGGCTGCCATTCTGTCTATCGGAGGCTCGGAAGCGCAGATTGCGTCAAACCACCTGCGCGCTATCCAGGCCGACTTTCTGGCCGAGGCCGGACTGGAGCATGCCTTTAACTGGTTGCTGGCTGACACGGGGCGCATGACAAACCCCACCCCCATTAGCGGGCAGTTAGCCACAGGAAACTACAATGTTTTGTACCAGGCGGCGGGAACGAACACTGTCAGAGTGGTTTCAACCGGCACCACTATTGGAGGGGCCCAACAGATTCGGAGGGCCATCATGAGCACTTTTTTTCACTCCGATAACGCCATCAGGACCAACGGCCCGCTGACTATTCAGGGTAGCACAGAGGTCGAAGGCACGACGGAATTGAACGGGCAATGCGGGAGCGTTCATACCAATAGCAATCTTGAGCTGGACGGCAGCAAGGTTACAATTACCGGCTCCGCTACCGCCAACGGCGCCTATACGGTTACCGGCAGCCCAAGTGTTGGTCCCGGCAGCGGAGGCGCCAAACCGAAAGAGACGATACCGGCCATCAATCCGACTGATTTCCTGAACACCGCGACGGCGACGCTGTCGGCAGACCACCTATTTCAGATGAAGGCGAACGGTCAGGTGCTCGACGGTAGCGGCGGCCAGATCGCAGACCTCGCAGACCCGGACTTCGGAGACACGTATTGTGGATGGAAGTACACCGCTGGTCCCTCCGCTGAGTGGGAAGTGCGTAGCGGCAGCGGCACACCCTGCAACGGTACATTCTATTTCGAGGGAAACGCGACGGTGACAAGCAGTCCGGGTTCTACCTCCACGCCGTGGAAAACCACCATTATTGCAACCGGTGATGTGATCGTCTCGGGCAATCCGACCATAGGGGCCGACGCTGCCTATACCGTGCAAGATACCCTGTTTGTTGCGGGCCGTGATGCCAAAATCAGCGGCACCCCAAGCAATGCGTACAACGGGCTGATCGCGGCCCATGAGCAGTTCGCGATAAGCGGCACTCCGACCATTAACGGATTCATCATTGGTGAAGACAAAAGTGCGATCAGCAGCACCGTGACATCCAACACCGTCAGCGGCAATCCAACGATCAACTACAATTGCGGTCTCAATCCGCCTCTTCAAAGTCCGCTCCAGATCCTGTCCTGGGGACTGTAG
- a CDS encoding type II secretion system GspH family protein, whose protein sequence is MIMLKRGSQPGYTLVELLVTMAILGLVASAVAGVYQVSQQTYTRASSLEAAQVGARAGLDRMANELRLIGSYWVGADDAGNAITAATSTSITFMANVDNVDALSVSNGTEVKVSTTASGTSVPLSISASDTADAFKVYTGSGSALNDWIYIANAGMREVKQIESISGSTLTLASALRSPYPVPPDTNVQNVLVRDIKTITYARNATATSTCPALTCLTRKQGGDNADPIVSNVSGLTFTYYGTTGSRLPLGQDQNPPPCPAPGPNPDPNLIREIRIDLKVRGADGSPRCMITRVRPRSLPW, encoded by the coding sequence ATGATCATGCTGAAGCGTGGCAGCCAACCGGGTTATACCCTGGTCGAACTGCTTGTTACCATGGCCATCCTCGGTCTTGTGGCGTCCGCCGTCGCAGGCGTGTATCAGGTCTCCCAGCAGACCTATACCAGGGCCAGCTCCCTGGAGGCCGCGCAGGTGGGAGCGAGGGCCGGCCTGGATCGTATGGCAAACGAGCTCAGACTGATCGGCTCATACTGGGTTGGGGCGGATGACGCGGGTAACGCGATCACGGCCGCCACCTCTACCAGCATCACCTTTATGGCGAACGTTGATAACGTAGACGCCCTGTCCGTAAGTAATGGCACTGAGGTGAAAGTCAGCACCACAGCGAGCGGGACGTCTGTGCCGTTAAGCATATCGGCATCGGATACCGCCGATGCCTTCAAGGTCTATACAGGTTCAGGTTCGGCCCTGAACGATTGGATCTATATCGCCAACGCCGGCATGCGGGAGGTCAAGCAGATAGAGTCTATAAGCGGTAGTACTCTTACCCTTGCATCGGCCCTCCGCTCACCCTATCCCGTGCCGCCAGATACTAATGTCCAGAACGTTCTTGTCCGTGACATCAAGACCATTACCTACGCCAGAAATGCGACTGCCACTTCTACGTGCCCCGCTTTGACCTGTCTCACCAGGAAGCAGGGCGGAGACAACGCCGATCCTATTGTTAGTAATGTGTCGGGCCTGACCTTCACCTATTACGGTACCACTGGATCGAGACTTCCCCTCGGTCAGGATCAGAATCCTCCTCCTTGTCCCGCACCTGGCCCCAATCCAGATCCGAACCTTATCAGGGAGATCCGGATCGACCTCAAAGTTCGGGGCGCAGATGGCAGCCCACGCTGCATGATCACCAGGGTCAGGCCAAGGAGCCTGCCATGGTGA
- a CDS encoding prepilin-type N-terminal cleavage/methylation domain-containing protein, translating to MKNRCHGFSLVEVLVALAVLTIAVLGVGVAIGVQSGGTATSLSSGLGAVSRAGLLSTAAFLAQERLEQIKRLKYTLSNDQFGAGQYPTGFSDEGFGTMTGYPNFSRQARFWTGPPQAPASNTKLVTVTVFFNAPGDNGLHQESVTVSTLIAARPPES from the coding sequence ATGAAAAATAGATGCCACGGCTTCAGCCTTGTTGAGGTGCTGGTAGCCCTGGCTGTCCTGACGATTGCCGTACTCGGGGTTGGCGTCGCTATCGGAGTGCAGAGCGGCGGTACGGCGACGAGCCTTTCATCCGGCCTTGGGGCGGTCAGTCGTGCCGGCCTTCTATCAACCGCGGCATTTCTTGCTCAGGAGCGGCTGGAGCAGATCAAAAGGCTGAAGTACACACTGTCAAACGATCAGTTTGGGGCCGGTCAATATCCGACAGGCTTTTCGGATGAAGGGTTTGGGACGATGACGGGGTATCCGAACTTCAGCCGGCAGGCACGGTTCTGGACGGGTCCACCACAAGCCCCGGCTTCCAACACCAAGCTGGTGACAGTCACCGTCTTCTTCAATGCTCCCGGCGATAATGGCCTTCACCAGGAGAGCGTGACGGTCAGTACGTTGATTGCGGCCAGACCTCCTGAGTCTTGA
- a CDS encoding GspH/FimT family pseudopilin, translating into MRSSRSNLIHAHGFSLAELLVVIGIIGILAVITLPVFVNVLQTQQARGAAQELVTLLNQARQLAITANGKYQVEIDIDNNRLRFVRTSGDAAPGCNPGNPANPVCIGPGTDAEGYRRLENQARLSSTNVNPTFNHLGTGDNGTIMVEDSRSSSSLNVVISSMGRIRICPPDCP; encoded by the coding sequence ATGAGATCGTCACGGTCCAACCTGATCCACGCCCATGGCTTCAGCCTGGCTGAGCTGTTGGTCGTCATTGGGATTATTGGCATACTGGCCGTGATTACCTTACCGGTCTTCGTCAATGTGCTTCAGACCCAGCAAGCAAGGGGAGCGGCACAGGAGTTGGTGACTCTGCTGAATCAGGCACGGCAACTGGCCATTACCGCCAACGGAAAATACCAGGTTGAGATCGATATCGATAACAATCGACTCCGTTTTGTCAGAACCAGCGGCGATGCTGCGCCGGGATGCAATCCGGGTAATCCAGCCAATCCGGTATGTATCGGGCCTGGAACGGATGCCGAAGGCTATAGAAGGCTTGAGAACCAGGCCAGGCTCTCCAGCACCAATGTCAATCCTACGTTTAACCATCTCGGCACCGGCGACAACGGTACGATTATGGTTGAGGATTCAAGGAGCAGTTCCAGCCTCAACGTTGTGATAAGCAGTATGGGACGGATACGAATATGCCCACCAGACTGCCCATGA
- a CDS encoding prepilin-type N-terminal cleavage/methylation domain-containing protein, whose amino-acid sequence MGRKGGFTLIELLMVVAIIGILAAIALPVYANIQAKARVGKAQADIRTLASAIVTYQAHCGVLPPVANVAIDCNAGVAPADGSGAAPGALAKSQTNLQNQVAGAFIAANPNVPTGWTGSALNGNYRYTIAGGGTTFTVCATGDNTGASTDGTVNCAAP is encoded by the coding sequence ATCGGGCGGAAGGGTGGGTTCACGTTGATTGAACTGTTGATGGTTGTGGCGATCATCGGTATCCTGGCGGCGATCGCCCTGCCGGTGTATGCCAATATTCAGGCTAAGGCCCGGGTGGGAAAGGCCCAAGCCGATATCAGGACACTTGCGTCGGCCATCGTGACCTATCAGGCCCATTGCGGGGTCCTGCCGCCTGTCGCCAATGTCGCGATAGACTGTAATGCCGGGGTTGCTCCGGCTGACGGCTCTGGTGCTGCGCCTGGCGCCCTTGCCAAATCCCAAACCAATCTTCAGAATCAGGTGGCCGGTGCCTTCATCGCCGCCAACCCGAATGTACCGACAGGCTGGACCGGTTCTGCGCTGAACGGTAACTATCGGTACACCATTGCAGGCGGCGGAACGACCTTTACAGTGTGTGCGACCGGTGACAACACCGGGGCCAGCACCGATGGTACCGTGAACTGTGCGGCTCCTTAA
- a CDS encoding sigma-54 dependent transcriptional regulator has translation MATILVVDDEQAIREFLTVLLESKDHRVIAASDGEQALKIVAHQPPDLVISDVRMSKVDGIGLLTGIRETHPNLPVIMITAYASMDSTIQAMRLGADDYITKPFRIDEIRLVVEKALARARPHGQASQPAVMEEAQPAGIIGRSPKMVELYKLITRIADLDSTVLITGESGTGKELVARTIHCTSPRSDRPFLAINCGAIPEQLLESELFGHVKGSFTGAVSHKTGLFEVANHGTVLLDEIAEMSPGLQVKLLRFLQERTFRRVGGTEDLEVDVRLVAATNKDLTKAMADGAFREDLFYRLNVIPIHLPPLRERTEDIPLLANSLLAQCVLHQRRGPTSISPEAMEILMRHSWPGNVRELENVIERAVALETADRLTPTSIPMQVKTEYEGDGRQELWTFTLPPDGIDMENTVFRIEKDLMLQALERSGWVQSRAAELLNLTFRAFRYKIKKYGISKAR, from the coding sequence ATGGCTACAATATTGGTCGTTGATGACGAACAGGCGATACGTGAGTTCCTCACCGTCCTTCTGGAAAGTAAGGACCATCGTGTGATTGCTGCCTCTGACGGCGAGCAGGCGCTGAAGATCGTTGCGCATCAGCCGCCGGATCTGGTGATCTCTGATGTTCGAATGTCGAAGGTAGATGGGATCGGCCTTTTGACCGGCATACGGGAAACGCATCCGAATTTGCCGGTCATCATGATTACGGCGTACGCCTCCATGGATTCGACGATTCAGGCTATGCGACTCGGGGCTGACGACTATATCACCAAGCCATTCCGAATTGATGAGATCCGGCTGGTGGTGGAAAAGGCGCTGGCCCGGGCCCGACCGCATGGTCAGGCCTCTCAACCGGCAGTCATGGAGGAGGCGCAGCCCGCGGGGATCATCGGCCGCAGCCCGAAGATGGTCGAGCTCTATAAGCTGATCACTCGCATCGCCGACCTGGACAGCACGGTCCTCATCACCGGGGAGAGTGGAACAGGCAAGGAACTGGTGGCCAGAACTATCCACTGTACAAGCCCTCGATCCGACCGCCCGTTTCTGGCCATCAACTGTGGGGCCATACCCGAGCAACTGTTGGAGAGCGAGCTGTTCGGTCACGTGAAAGGGTCATTTACCGGAGCGGTCTCCCACAAGACCGGGCTGTTTGAGGTCGCCAACCATGGCACGGTCTTGTTGGATGAGATCGCCGAGATGAGCCCGGGACTGCAAGTCAAGCTCCTTCGATTCTTGCAGGAACGGACCTTCCGTCGGGTGGGCGGGACGGAGGATCTGGAGGTAGATGTCCGCCTTGTCGCCGCGACGAATAAGGATCTGACGAAGGCGATGGCCGATGGGGCGTTTCGGGAAGACCTGTTCTATCGGCTGAATGTGATCCCAATCCATCTGCCGCCGCTTCGCGAGCGAACGGAGGATATTCCTTTACTGGCCAACAGCCTGCTGGCCCAGTGTGTGCTTCACCAGCGGAGAGGTCCGACCTCGATCTCTCCAGAGGCGATGGAGATCCTGATGCGGCATAGCTGGCCGGGCAATGTGCGGGAGCTTGAAAATGTCATCGAGCGAGCCGTGGCCCTCGAGACGGCCGATCGGTTGACCCCGACTAGTATCCCCATGCAAGTGAAGACGGAGTACGAGGGCGACGGTCGGCAGGAACTATGGACCTTCACCCTTCCGCCCGATGGGATCGACATGGAAAATACGGTCTTTCGAATCGAGAAGGATCTGATGCTCCAGGCCCTCGAGCGCTCCGGATGGGTTCAGAGCAGGGCTGCAGAACTCCTCAACCTCACCTTTCGCGCTTTTCGCTACAAGATCAAAAAGTACGGCATATCTAAGGCCCGCTGA